In Nocardia sp. XZ_19_385, the sequence ACCTCGATCTCGGCACCGGAATCGGCGTCACGCTGGTGGCGCTCGCGTTCATGCTGCTGCTCGCCGCGGTCAACCTGCGCGGCGTCTCCGAGGGCGTCAAAATCAATGTGCTGCTCACCTGCGTGGAGTTGACCGGCCTGCTGATCGTCATCGGAATCGGCATGTGGGCCTTGGGTTTCGGCGACGGCGACTTCAGCCGCGTCACCGAGTTCGAGACCGGCGACCGCTCGGCGCTGGGCGGTGTCATCGTGGCGACCACCCTCGCCTTCTACGCGATGGTCGGTTTCGAGGACTCGGTGAACATGGCCGAGGAATGCAAACAGCCCTCGCGCATCTTCCCGAAGGTGCTGCTGACCGGGTTGCTGATCACCGTCCTGGTCTATGTGCTGGTCTCGATCACCGCCGTCGCGCTGGTTCCGGTCGAGGACCTCGCCAAGGGGGATACGCCGCTGCTGCAAGTGGTCGAGGTCGGCGCGCCCGGGTTCCCGACGCACATCTTCGCCGTCATCTCCATGTTCGCGGTCGCCAATACGGCACTGATCAACATGCTGATGGCCAGCCGGCTGCTCTACGGCCTGGCCAAGCAGCGGGTCATCCCGCGGCAGCTCGGCAATGTCAACCACTCCCGCCGCACCCCGCACATCGCGATCCTGTTCACCACCGTGCTCGCACTCGGCCTCATCTTCTTCGTCAGCAAGGTCGCCGAGCTGGGCGGTACCACCGCGCTGCTGCTGCTCGCGGTGTTCACCGTGGTGAACATCGCGGTGCTGGTACTGCGCCGAGATCCGGTGGAGCACGACCATTTCCGCACGCCCACGGTGCTGCCGATCGTCGGCGCGCTCACCTGCGGGTTCCTGGTGACCCCCTACACCGACCGCAATCCGGACCAGTACGCCATCGCCGGCGTCCTGCTCGCCATCGGCGTCGGGCTGTGGCTGGTCAACTATCTCGCGCTGCGCTTCTCCGGGTCCGAGCCGCCGTCGAACAAACCGCAGGCGGACATCACCCCGGCTCCGGAGCTGTAGAACCGGCGCCCGAATTGCGGGGAATCCGAACCCATTAGGCGAATCGCGGACGTAACGGTCACGGACGTGACGCGGGGGCGTACGGGTGGGTAATGTGGGCCGCGATGACCAGCATGGAAGCCCGCTTCGGTGACGCTACCCGGACAGTGCCACTACCTAATCCGTGGAGCCTCAACGCGTACCTCGCCGATGTCGCCGCGTACCGCGGGCGCTCCATTTCGCTGCGTCCGGTTTCGGCGGAGATGCTGGCCGAAAAGGGCTGCCGGGGAAAGGGTTTGTGGGTAGCCCGCAAACACGACGACATCATCGTCTACGACGGCGCCGCCACCGACCGCAACGCCGACCACATCATCCTGCACGAGATCGGGCACATGCTGCTCGGGCACGGCAAGGGTGAGTCCGACCCGGCCGCCACGCTGCCACCCAGCCTGGCCGCGCTGCTCCCGTCGCTGTCGGTGCAGCATGTGCTGGGCCGCAACGAATTCGGCGTCGACCGCGAGCAGGAAGCGGAGGTGTTCGCCGATATGACGATGGTGTACGCGACGCTTCCGCGTCGGCGCGGGCGGGGGTTACGCCTGTTCGGACGCCGCTAGTGACTGCTTGCAGGTCGCTCGAAAGGGTCCGCAGGTAGCCAATAGCCGCGGGCGGGGGGTCGGCGTGTACCGGCGCAGAGCCCGTCCACCAAATCCTGGTAGGTGTCGGCCATTTCGCCGACGCGTACCCAGGTGTCGTAGAACACCGGATCCGGCGCTTGGGACAGCGGGATCGCCTGCGAGGTCAATTCGGCCAGCCGGTCCACCACCTGCCCGACGGATTCGCAGTGCACGTAGCCGTTGTCCAGCGGTACCGGCGTGACGAGCGTGACCCACCGGTCGATGGCCCGCACCAACTGGGTGCGCCGCCGATCGACTTTCGCCATCTCGCAAGCCGGTGTGCGTTCCCGAATGACATGCAGCTGTGTGAGTTCGCCCGCTGCGTCCAGCATCGGATGGTCTTCGTGGGGCAGCCCGCGGCAAGCTGCCAGCAGCAGCTCCTTGCCGGGCACCATCCAGTTGTCATTCGCATCCGTCATCGCATCGGCCTCCCACCGACCACCAGGTTCTGACTAGACCCTCTCTGACCAACGCCGGGAATGGAAGCTGACATCTCCATGGTCCCCCGATTGTCCGCACACCACGCCGAGTTCGCCGAAATACCCGGCCACAGGCGGTTTTACGGACCGGCGGTGATCGGTGGCAACCCCTCAGCATCGAGATAGTCCGCGCCGCCGACATAGACCGTATGGCCGGATTCCGCTGTGCCAGTGGTCGCTTCGGCCACCGCGACCGCGAACTCCCCGATGGTCGGCAGCTCGCCGTGATCCTTACGCGCCGCGACGGCGTCGGGGTCGCGCCGTTCCAGCAGCAGCACGATGGTGGTGCCGTCGATCATGTCGCCGGAGACGACGCGCAACTCGATGCTGCACCCCCCACCGTCATCCCGGCGAACGCCGGGATCCATGCTGCGCACCGAGATCGCGCGACGGCTTTCTGTCAGTGCCCTCGAGCATCATCTCGGGCATGGCCCCGAAACGACCGTGCGTGTACATGCTCGCCAGCCAACGCCGCGGAACGTTATACGTCGGCGTGACAAGCGATCTCATGTCGCGGATCTGGCAGCACAAGAGCGACCTGTTGGCCGGATTTACACAGCAATATCAGGTCCATGACCTCGTCTGGTATGAGTGGCACGACTCGATGGAGTCCGCGATCCGCAGAGAAAAGCGGCTGAAAGACTGGCGGCGAGCATGGAAGATCGACCTGATCGAGCAACAGAATCCCCAGTGGAGCGACCTCTATACGTTGCTGACGTGAATTCCAGAAGGCCCACTATGGATCCCGGCGTTCGCCGGGATGACGGCGGTGGCCGCAGTGCAAGTGGAGCGAAACCGCCTCGGGGGCATGACGATCCAGCCCATGCGCCGATGCTGGCTGCCATGGAGTTGCTCGGGCAGCGCTGGAATCTGCGTGTGCTGTGGGAACTGGAACCGGGGAAACTCGGGTTCCTCGAACTCCGGCGCCGGATGGGGCAGTGTTCGTCCAGCATGCTGTCCACCCGGCTGAACCATTTGCAATCCGCCGGGCTGATCGCGAAGAACGCTGACAAGACCTATGAACTGACCCCTGCGGGCGAGGAACTCGGCACCGCGCTGGCGTCGGTTTGGTCCTGGTCAGAGCGCTGGTCCACGCAACTCGGCGAGGCGCATCCCGGCGACCACTGACCGGAACCAATTCGGTGGTACGCGAACGCACCCCGGGGCGTCCGCCTATGCTGTCGGCCGTGGTCGAACCTACGCCGTCTGTCGCCCTGCACCCCGATATCGCACCGCTCGCGCCACTGCTCGGCACCTGGCGCGGCGCCGGACACGGGGAGTATCCGACCATCGAGTCGTTCGACTATCTGGAGGAGATCCGGTTCGGCCACCTCGGCCGGCCGTTCCTCACCTACCGCCAGCGCACCCGCGCCGCCGACGGCAGCCGGCCCATGCATGCCGAAACCGGCTATCTGCGCTGCCCGCGGCCGGACCAGCTGGAGCTCATCCTGGCCCACCCCACCGGCATCACCGAGATCTGTGAGGGCGGGCTCACCGTCGCCGACGGGGAACTGCACATGGAGTTCGACTCCACCAGCATCGGCCGCTCCAGCACCGCGAAAGCCGTGACAGCACTGGGCCGTTCACTGCGCGTCTCCGGCGACACCATCGACTACACACTGCGGATGGCCGCGGTCGGCGAGCCGCTGCAGCATCACCTCGCGGCGACCCTGCGCCGCGATCCCGCGGCCTGAAACAAGTTTCGCCGCCCCAGCACGGCCGGGACGGCGAAACCTAAGGGTGAATGCGGTGCTAGCGCGGCTTGTTCTTGGTGAACGCGTCGCGGATCAGGATCCCGAACAGCAGCGCGGCGAACCCGATCAGGAACATGTAGCCGACATTGCCGGAGCCGGACGAGCTGCCCTGCACGCCGGCGAACAGCATGCCGAGCAGGATCAGCGCGACGACCAGGCCCGCGATGCGGAAGGTGCGGGGCGATTCGCCGCTCCAACCCCAGGCGGCCGAGGGGACCTCGGCGGTGTCGACGTGGGTGACGATCCGGCGCTCGGTAGTGGTGGGTTCGAGTTCCGTGGCGGCCACGATCGCTCCTCAGCTGGTTCGGGTACCTCGCGGGTACACATCGATTGGGGCTATTGCCCGTTATCGTGACATACGACGGTGCGTCGTTGGAAGTCGGCCGGGCCAGTGGCGCCGGTCTCGAGTAAGCCACAATGAGGGTCGTGTCCGACATCGTGAGAGTCCTGCTGCTCGGCAGCACCGGATCCATTGGTACCCAAGCCCTCGAGGTGATCGCCGCCAACCCCGACAAGTTCGAAGTTGCCGGGCTGGCCGCGCGCGGCGGGAACACCGCGCTGCTGGCCGAACAGATGGCGGCCACGGGCACCCGCAATGTGGCGGTCGCCGATCCCGCGGCCGCGCAGGAACTCGACCTCGAACTCGGCGGTCCCGGCGCGGTGACCGAACTGGTCCGGCGCACCGAAGCCGATGTCGTGCTCAACGCGCTCGT encodes:
- a CDS encoding APC family permease, translated to MADVTAEPAAQEQPSLKRVMGPWLLLLFVVGDILGSGVYSLTGKVAGHVGGAVWVPFVVAFLIALVTGLSYLELVTKYPQAAGAALYTHKAFGIHFLTFMVAFAVMSSGITSAATAARAFAANFAEAFDLDLGTGIGVTLVALAFMLLLAAVNLRGVSEGVKINVLLTCVELTGLLIVIGIGMWALGFGDGDFSRVTEFETGDRSALGGVIVATTLAFYAMVGFEDSVNMAEECKQPSRIFPKVLLTGLLITVLVYVLVSITAVALVPVEDLAKGDTPLLQVVEVGAPGFPTHIFAVISMFAVANTALINMLMASRLLYGLAKQRVIPRQLGNVNHSRRTPHIAILFTTVLALGLIFFVSKVAELGGTTALLLLAVFTVVNIAVLVLRRDPVEHDHFRTPTVLPIVGALTCGFLVTPYTDRNPDQYAIAGVLLAIGVGLWLVNYLALRFSGSEPPSNKPQADITPAPEL
- a CDS encoding GIY-YIG nuclease family protein; this translates as MLASQRRGTLYVGVTSDLMSRIWQHKSDLLAGFTQQYQVHDLVWYEWHDSMESAIRREKRLKDWRRAWKIDLIEQQNPQWSDLYTLLT
- a CDS encoding helix-turn-helix domain-containing protein, giving the protein MELLGQRWNLRVLWELEPGKLGFLELRRRMGQCSSSMLSTRLNHLQSAGLIAKNADKTYELTPAGEELGTALASVWSWSERWSTQLGEAHPGDH
- a CDS encoding DUF2631 domain-containing protein; its protein translation is MAATELEPTTTERRIVTHVDTAEVPSAAWGWSGESPRTFRIAGLVVALILLGMLFAGVQGSSSGSGNVGYMFLIGFAALLFGILIRDAFTKNKPR
- a CDS encoding peroxynitrite isomerase, with amino-acid sequence MLSAVVEPTPSVALHPDIAPLAPLLGTWRGAGHGEYPTIESFDYLEEIRFGHLGRPFLTYRQRTRAADGSRPMHAETGYLRCPRPDQLELILAHPTGITEICEGGLTVADGELHMEFDSTSIGRSSTAKAVTALGRSLRVSGDTIDYTLRMAAVGEPLQHHLAATLRRDPAA